One part of the Bacteroidia bacterium genome encodes these proteins:
- a CDS encoding S8 family serine peptidase, whose amino-acid sequence MKKLRALLLSVILVGLSSQLYAQQVTPVNPQDSLALVTIYNNTNGSRWVRGWDLGSPASTWSGVDINGNGQVIALSLAENNLRGTFDGYDPRTQLTALSTVELTDNFLTAISLPPSVSFLAVSLNRLSLSDVSVFIQTPPNPNFTLTPQKSFGPDVKASAILGDSVELVVEEDTTPAGPGAAGNNYLWSKIDANGGATIIQRGPSNILSIPAVAYTDSGQYTVQLEHGQSPNFGYTRAVNIRLIVSPGNESHESARDNTGKLRAILRLDPNMTTLRRERVRRRMEELGITPITGEGCLCDEFSLYHFPESFQDSLGDQVVGPVSLLTSACGEVEAVGGGSDNVQLGYDYLVDPSPGIGAGPDLNIRLETSLDMSNLAPVKVAVIDLGIDKDHPDLKGHFSTDPSKIACMSDNQAQGYNFYADDDNPYDIQGSSSHGTHVAGIITGFIPELPIELISIQVGKNGNDTRIFDLACGIRYAALEEADLINISMGYKGPKSELLGMVIASLQTSVAKTQIIASTGNNGDDLKTDPFWPAAFAESYPQLILAVGAMDENYTSLAATSNFSDFIAKIAAPGTNIRSTVNGGSYGIMSGTSMAAPFVTAVLSHPISVAKAQSPGAPAAVNLDASSKNPDYSIVEAGIANKIDDNRKLKVLIDDCNNVPLAREDAYLVANGQSLSFDVRLNDCPSTGLLPTITQALDPADGEAIVNADGTISFSPQASDKEVSFTYQICSASSVCSEAVVKIKIGTDTPTANYWWWIILILIIMFILAYFVLRRSP is encoded by the coding sequence ATGAAGAAACTACGCGCACTTCTATTGTCAGTCATACTTGTAGGACTGAGCTCACAGTTATATGCTCAACAAGTAACTCCAGTCAATCCCCAGGACTCACTCGCTCTGGTAACTATTTATAACAATACAAACGGCTCACGCTGGGTTCGTGGCTGGGATCTGGGATCACCAGCATCTACCTGGTCAGGAGTTGATATAAATGGGAATGGCCAGGTCATTGCCTTGAGTTTAGCAGAAAATAATTTGCGAGGGACTTTTGATGGATATGATCCCCGCACTCAACTGACAGCGCTAAGCACGGTTGAATTAACTGATAACTTTCTAACCGCTATCAGCTTGCCGCCATCTGTATCTTTTCTGGCAGTAAGCTTAAATCGACTTAGCCTGTCAGATGTTTCCGTTTTTATCCAAACGCCTCCTAATCCCAACTTTACCCTCACACCACAGAAATCCTTTGGTCCAGATGTGAAAGCAAGTGCTATTCTGGGAGACTCGGTAGAATTGGTAGTTGAGGAAGACACTACTCCAGCCGGCCCCGGAGCAGCTGGGAATAATTATCTCTGGTCTAAAATTGATGCCAATGGTGGAGCTACAATTATCCAAAGAGGACCTTCAAATATTTTGAGCATTCCAGCTGTAGCCTATACCGATTCAGGACAGTATACGGTTCAACTTGAGCATGGACAGAGTCCAAACTTTGGCTATACAAGAGCTGTAAATATCAGGCTGATAGTAAGTCCGGGCAATGAAAGTCATGAATCTGCCAGGGACAATACAGGCAAGCTTAGGGCAATACTTCGACTAGACCCGAATATGACCACATTGAGAAGAGAAAGAGTCCGTAGACGAATGGAGGAATTGGGCATAACTCCTATAACTGGAGAAGGCTGCTTATGTGATGAGTTCAGTCTTTATCATTTCCCCGAAAGTTTTCAGGACTCACTTGGAGATCAAGTAGTAGGCCCTGTCTCCTTACTTACCAGTGCATGTGGAGAGGTTGAAGCTGTAGGAGGAGGAAGTGATAATGTCCAGCTGGGGTATGACTATCTGGTCGATCCAAGTCCAGGTATTGGAGCGGGACCTGACTTGAATATCCGTCTGGAAACGAGTCTGGACATGAGTAATCTTGCTCCTGTAAAAGTAGCAGTTATTGACCTGGGGATAGATAAGGATCATCCGGATCTAAAGGGGCACTTTAGTACTGATCCCAGTAAAATCGCTTGCATGAGCGACAATCAAGCACAAGGATATAATTTTTATGCTGACGATGATAATCCTTATGACATACAAGGCTCCTCTTCTCATGGTACTCATGTTGCAGGGATCATCACAGGTTTCATCCCCGAATTACCTATCGAGCTTATTAGTATTCAGGTAGGGAAAAACGGAAATGATACCCGGATTTTCGATTTGGCTTGTGGAATTCGCTATGCAGCGCTGGAAGAAGCTGATCTCATCAATATCAGTATGGGCTACAAAGGTCCTAAATCTGAACTCCTTGGGATGGTTATTGCCAGCCTGCAAACGAGTGTAGCCAAAACACAAATTATCGCTTCCACAGGAAACAATGGAGATGACTTAAAAACCGATCCTTTTTGGCCAGCAGCATTCGCAGAAAGCTATCCTCAACTTATTTTGGCTGTAGGAGCTATGGATGAAAATTATACCAGCCTTGCAGCAACATCCAATTTTTCGGATTTCATTGCAAAAATAGCAGCCCCTGGTACAAATATTCGAAGCACAGTAAATGGTGGTTCTTATGGAATCATGTCTGGAACCTCTATGGCTGCCCCTTTTGTTACAGCGGTATTATCACATCCTATTTCAGTAGCAAAAGCCCAAAGTCCAGGTGCACCCGCTGCTGTAAACCTTGATGCTTCTTCCAAAAATCCTGATTACTCTATCGTAGAGGCCGGGATTGCAAATAAGATTGATGATAACCGGAAATTAAAGGTCCTCATTGACGATTGTAATAATGTCCCTCTCGCTCGAGAAGATGCGTATCTGGTAGCAAATGGACAAAGCCTGAGTTTTGATGTCAGGCTCAACGATTGTCCCTCGACTGGACTCCTGCCTACAATCACACAGGCATTAGATCCGGCTGATGGAGAAGCAATCGTGAATGCTGACGGGACCATCAGTTTTAGTCCTCAGGCCTCTGATAAAGAAGTAAGCTTTACCTACCAGATTTGTTCAGCTTCTTCTGTATGTTCCGAAGCTGTTGTCAAGATAAAAATTGGAACTGATACCCCCACAGCCAACTACTGGTGGTGGATAATTTTGATCCTCATTATCATGTTCATTCTGGCCTATTTTGTCCTGAGAAGAAGCCCATAA
- a CDS encoding sigma-70 family RNA polymerase sigma factor: MQNYPLSPKDFAHKSDPELIAYYRKTKDLRILEYLLNKYDRYLASIAISMVKNMEEVKDIKQEMFFKLKKELDKDQEKAKRPDNYFKKWLGRVTKNYIYDKYIRPNHPIATESLPEVVENTMAQLDLDMDFQHVRDCIEDLSPDQRAYIELRFFGNMQNREISKEMNWAPGKTRSLRDRALPKLRKALGDKGKELLNYFKDE, encoded by the coding sequence GTGCAAAACTACCCACTTTCTCCGAAGGACTTCGCTCACAAGTCTGATCCGGAGCTCATTGCTTACTATCGCAAAACCAAAGACTTAAGGATACTCGAATACCTGCTCAATAAGTATGACAGGTACCTGGCTTCTATTGCCATTTCCATGGTCAAAAACATGGAAGAGGTAAAAGATATCAAACAGGAGATGTTCTTTAAGCTAAAAAAAGAGCTGGACAAGGATCAGGAAAAAGCAAAACGACCAGACAACTACTTCAAAAAATGGCTGGGAAGGGTCACGAAGAACTATATATACGATAAATATATTCGTCCCAATCACCCGATAGCAACCGAAAGCCTGCCTGAAGTAGTCGAAAACACGATGGCTCAACTGGACCTGGACATGGATTTTCAACACGTGCGGGACTGCATAGAAGATCTGTCTCCGGACCAGCGGGCCTACATAGAACTAAGATTTTTTGGCAACATGCAAAATCGAGAAATATCAAAAGAAATGAATTGGGCTCCTGGCAAAACACGGTCGTTACGAGATAGAGCACTACCGAAACTTCGGAAGGCTTTGGGGGACAAGGGCAAGGAGCTGCTTAATTACTTCAAGGACGAATAA
- a CDS encoding arginine deiminase family protein, giving the protein MKPSITSEYSKLKKVLVHTPGAEHRHIIPWTGDHHLMGPNPRVYSELKKDHHALKSFIEAEIGAENVLELRDLLIDIFDGADYRQRYKILQDTLYKTADMYVDHLQARGIKLENYEPAKIVRDLIEGYPRKLTLNNGKLPHIIIPPKRELMWMRDSSATIASGVIITSMASARRRPEPSLVRSLFKYHPEFGPESIFLDMVQLVRDIESDYTASGLHEHLLLEGGNILVLSEEVIAIGVGRYEYLYSNRTTRQAFELLVKEIFEKDKSKKIQKVYLVNVPDLRGFIHLDTVFNMVGPKAAIAMPYIFGHPDPGEIGTPKEVLQKFVRWLRDTMGVIQTDLSRIPSQEHFEFAGRTEVYERDHYNKTGQVERNPRPAKYFLNQLIEDDLIDPNMITWIGGSPDNYVTPFEHLRVALFEQHNMAGNVFTVSPFRTVAYHRNEITTNALKENLASYSEHSHLQLMSSNEIRTDNGGPHCLTMPLVRE; this is encoded by the coding sequence ATGAAGCCCTCGATTACTTCTGAATACAGTAAACTAAAGAAAGTTCTCGTTCATACCCCCGGAGCAGAGCATAGACACATCATTCCCTGGACCGGAGATCATCATTTGATGGGCCCCAATCCCCGGGTTTATTCAGAACTAAAAAAAGACCATCACGCACTCAAGAGTTTTATCGAGGCAGAAATCGGAGCAGAGAATGTACTCGAATTGCGAGACCTCCTCATAGATATTTTTGATGGAGCAGATTATCGCCAACGTTATAAGATCCTTCAGGATACCTTATACAAGACGGCAGATATGTATGTGGATCATTTGCAGGCAAGAGGGATCAAATTGGAGAATTATGAACCGGCAAAGATCGTTCGCGACCTCATAGAAGGATATCCCCGCAAGCTCACCCTTAACAATGGCAAACTTCCCCACATCATCATTCCTCCCAAAAGAGAATTGATGTGGATGCGGGACTCTTCTGCCACCATTGCAAGCGGAGTGATCATCACCTCCATGGCATCCGCAAGAAGGAGACCTGAGCCTTCATTGGTTCGCTCACTCTTCAAATACCATCCGGAGTTTGGACCGGAATCCATCTTTTTGGATATGGTTCAGCTGGTCAGGGATATAGAATCCGACTATACAGCCAGCGGTCTGCATGAGCATTTGCTGCTGGAAGGAGGAAATATTCTCGTTTTGAGTGAAGAAGTAATCGCAATAGGTGTCGGGAGATATGAATACCTCTATTCCAATCGTACCACCCGTCAGGCATTTGAACTTCTGGTAAAAGAGATTTTCGAAAAAGATAAAAGCAAAAAGATCCAAAAGGTCTATTTGGTGAATGTACCTGATTTACGAGGCTTCATTCACCTGGATACTGTCTTCAATATGGTCGGCCCAAAGGCAGCCATTGCTATGCCTTATATTTTTGGGCATCCTGATCCCGGCGAAATTGGTACTCCCAAAGAAGTACTGCAGAAATTTGTACGCTGGCTCAGAGATACCATGGGAGTAATTCAAACGGACTTAAGCCGGATTCCTTCTCAGGAACACTTTGAATTTGCAGGCAGAACAGAAGTATATGAACGCGATCATTATAATAAGACGGGGCAGGTGGAAAGGAATCCACGTCCTGCGAAATACTTCCTGAATCAATTGATCGAAGATGATCTTATCGATCCTAATATGATCACCTGGATCGGTGGCTCTCCTGACAATTATGTCACCCCTTTCGAGCATTTGCGGGTTGCCCTCTTCGAACAGCACAATATGGCTGGCAACGTCTTTACTGTTAGCCCTTTCCGTACGGTCGCTTACCACAGAAATGAGATCACCACAAATGCCTTAAAAGAAAACCTCGCCTCCTACAGCGAGCATTCACACCTCCAACTCATGTCCTCTAATGAGATTCGCACCGATAATGGTGGGCCGCATTGTTTGACGATGCCGCTTGTGAGAGAATAA
- a CDS encoding tetratricopeptide repeat protein produces the protein MQGSSDIPIILLASANSHQDKRRTKLLNQERKAISDIFKNSRSQTNFRIIEENPDKGMFLYEQLFKHAFNEEISVVHIAGFQDRSGLHFRNDGGEEKVRAEAFVSLLGKLPGLQCVFMNGCGDPHLRDLMLQMDIPALLMTEVQPGGRRYSQEIAHAFYSGLSKGRSIQDSFRLVKDNYANRFDYKKVSYDFEQDQMLWKGKPFHNGTSKLDWGMYVLEHNEKRLEWKLPESEVQARPMIQDQVEKTENRRETIKMIGSGFLIGALIFLSMFLLGVPEKVSKGIGLMNEDYSDYVFSDRKTFNILQLPFNQKGSCEAGDPNYVEAIERRLEMFADTDAYPGSDFQFQKIQEADCPPAFGSVKEMILRTSADLAMWGELEEMGPDETSITFQYLYTTRSDTVTQGSMILNMANDLFEGENDFISSAIEDVVYWARGMGHFERREFEEAVKYFSLIQVKEDESYIKVDSRLAKCFIFLKDYEKARDHYDHILRIDPQNYKAYNERGYIHAQPRIRQQEAAENDFNDAIRIKPDYAEAYYNRGLLYYNMKRFSEAISDMEIVLELSEKQYDLARAYGVLAAIYADQKERNLFYENLEIALKNGLKMDRYVYFYSAFRTYRNEPEFKSLIQKYK, from the coding sequence ATGCAAGGAAGTAGCGACATACCTATTATCTTACTTGCTAGCGCTAATTCGCATCAAGATAAGCGCCGTACCAAACTCCTTAATCAGGAGAGGAAAGCTATTTCTGATATCTTTAAAAACAGCCGTTCTCAAACCAATTTCCGCATTATTGAAGAAAATCCTGACAAAGGAATGTTCCTCTACGAGCAGCTTTTCAAGCATGCTTTCAATGAGGAAATATCCGTTGTCCATATAGCCGGTTTTCAGGATAGAAGTGGACTTCACTTCAGAAATGATGGAGGTGAGGAAAAGGTAAGGGCCGAAGCATTTGTTAGCCTGCTTGGTAAACTTCCAGGATTGCAGTGTGTATTTATGAATGGATGTGGAGATCCACACCTTCGTGATCTTATGCTCCAAATGGACATACCTGCACTTCTGATGACTGAGGTTCAACCGGGAGGAAGAAGATATTCACAAGAAATAGCCCACGCATTCTATTCCGGCCTTTCCAAAGGACGAAGTATTCAGGATTCTTTCCGCCTGGTCAAAGACAATTATGCCAATCGTTTCGACTATAAAAAAGTCAGCTACGATTTTGAACAGGATCAGATGCTTTGGAAGGGCAAGCCTTTTCATAATGGAACCAGCAAACTGGATTGGGGAATGTATGTCCTTGAGCATAATGAAAAAAGACTAGAATGGAAACTTCCTGAAAGTGAAGTGCAGGCCCGGCCCATGATCCAGGATCAGGTAGAGAAAACAGAAAACCGCAGAGAAACAATCAAGATGATTGGGTCAGGTTTTCTAATCGGAGCCCTCATCTTCCTATCCATGTTCTTACTGGGAGTTCCGGAGAAAGTATCCAAAGGAATAGGTCTTATGAATGAAGACTATTCGGATTATGTTTTCTCTGATAGAAAGACCTTTAATATTCTCCAGCTTCCCTTCAACCAAAAAGGTTCTTGCGAAGCAGGTGACCCCAATTATGTGGAAGCCATAGAGCGTCGACTGGAGATGTTTGCAGATACAGATGCCTATCCTGGCAGTGATTTCCAATTCCAAAAGATTCAGGAGGCTGATTGTCCCCCGGCTTTTGGTTCGGTAAAAGAAATGATCCTCCGCACAAGTGCAGATCTGGCTATGTGGGGAGAGTTGGAAGAGATGGGCCCTGATGAAACCAGCATCACTTTTCAATATCTGTATACCACCCGCTCCGATACAGTCACACAGGGAAGTATGATCCTCAATATGGCCAATGATCTTTTTGAAGGAGAAAATGACTTCATCAGTTCGGCCATTGAAGATGTAGTTTACTGGGCGAGAGGTATGGGACATTTCGAAAGAAGAGAATTTGAAGAAGCCGTTAAATACTTCTCCCTGATTCAGGTGAAAGAAGATGAAAGCTATATCAAAGTAGATAGTCGACTTGCCAAGTGTTTCATCTTTCTCAAAGATTATGAGAAGGCCCGAGACCATTACGATCACATTCTGCGTATAGATCCGCAAAACTACAAAGCTTATAATGAGCGTGGATATATCCATGCCCAGCCGCGGATTCGTCAGCAGGAAGCAGCAGAGAATGACTTCAATGATGCCATACGTATTAAGCCGGATTATGCCGAGGCCTATTACAATAGAGGACTCCTTTATTACAATATGAAGCGCTTCAGTGAAGCCATCAGTGATATGGAGATCGTATTGGAGTTGAGCGAAAAGCAGTACGATTTGGCGAGAGCTTATGGAGTGCTTGCAGCGATATATGCAGATCAGAAGGAGCGAAACCTTTTCTATGAAAATCTGGAGATCGCTTTGAAAAATGGATTGAAGATGGATCGCTATGTGTATTTCTACTCCGCTTTCCGCACCTACCGCAATGAACCGGAATTCAAAAGTCTGATCCAGAAATATAAATAA
- a CDS encoding amidohydrolase family protein: MKGIKQFANLFFILASILIYTACDEAPVKESPEPGDLIALQQGTNIAVSLSPDKKTLAMDLQGRIWVLPVNGGIAKPITSELGGSHLPNWSPDGSRIAFHSYLDGNFHIYSIKADGTDLQQHSKGSFDYREPFWSSDGNKIICSSDREGNYDLWEIDLTNKNWKQITSSPGDEYYPAYSPDEKSIAFVDRVNGLSLKDAEGRISRLPSLTGQIGMPLWSPSGQELIVHTIQDGLTHQLRIGISQGNIDTLKTSNKDIFPFRGSWLSDSELVYTADGKICRRMLGQESYISIDFTAYVDFRRKAYTRKTYDFDNQNAQIPMGIRSPELSPDGKSILFSALGDIWIQEIGGNARKITDDPAVDLDPTWSPDGRQIAFVSDRKGTMDLWVYNLETEKDRRLSRGEDGIIYPAWSPDGEKIAYYNVSRMNFIGPTDLKVLTLSNVRAKVLKEGLFGPGAPTWSPNSENVVFSELKRYSARFREGRNQATLISIETKAERALQLSEGKPLGTRGNNGPIWSPDGKHMAFIQEGQLWIQAVDSLGNPTGKAFRITEELADSPSWSGDGKSLLYLATDRLKRIDITDGKENEIPLAFTWKRAIPEDTYVIRAGKLFDGKSTQYRNKVDILVEGNRIKEITPIKNHPEGMQIIDASNRTIIPGLIDTHTHQTCYGGELLGKIWLAYGITSVREVGGDPYDARERKESWSSEQRPGPRLFFTGNLTDGSRIYYEVGNAMLNPAQLMRELERARRLEYDLVKTYVRLPDSAQKMVVETAHSWGLPVSSHEIYPASAYGVDAVEHVRATSRRGYSLKQSETSVSYQDVTEILSQSGMYLTPTLALTGGLIVHSDENPEILKHKTYQELYTWDMQKEFRDLLNVWKEKSLPRWRNELPSEFAHLRKLLDAGGKITSGTDSPILPYGWSLHTELQLYVKAGLSPFEALQSSTIRAAESLGVDRDLGSLEPGKLADFVIVNGDPLTNISDAWNVDRVVKNGRIYRLRDLTR; this comes from the coding sequence ATGAAAGGCATAAAACAATTTGCCAATTTATTTTTCATCCTTGCCAGCATACTGATCTACACTGCATGTGATGAAGCTCCGGTAAAAGAAAGCCCAGAGCCGGGAGATCTGATTGCTTTACAGCAAGGGACGAATATTGCAGTTTCTCTTTCTCCAGACAAAAAGACACTGGCCATGGATCTCCAGGGCAGAATCTGGGTCTTACCTGTAAATGGAGGAATTGCGAAGCCCATTACAAGCGAATTAGGTGGTAGCCACTTACCCAACTGGTCTCCGGATGGAAGCAGAATAGCCTTTCATTCCTACCTGGACGGTAATTTTCACATTTATTCCATCAAAGCAGATGGAACAGATCTGCAACAGCATAGCAAAGGTTCCTTTGACTATCGAGAACCCTTTTGGTCCAGCGATGGCAATAAAATCATTTGTTCTTCTGACAGAGAAGGCAATTATGATTTGTGGGAAATTGATCTCACAAATAAAAACTGGAAACAGATAACCTCCAGTCCTGGGGATGAATATTATCCCGCTTATTCGCCCGATGAAAAAAGCATCGCCTTTGTGGATAGAGTCAATGGGCTTTCCTTGAAAGATGCTGAAGGAAGAATTTCTCGCCTACCCAGTCTGACTGGCCAGATCGGCATGCCCCTTTGGAGCCCTTCCGGTCAGGAATTGATTGTGCACACTATTCAAGACGGTCTCACCCATCAATTGCGAATTGGCATCAGCCAGGGCAACATTGATACCTTGAAAACTTCCAATAAAGATATTTTTCCTTTCAGAGGCTCCTGGCTATCTGATAGCGAATTGGTATATACTGCTGATGGGAAGATTTGTCGTCGTATGCTGGGCCAGGAAAGTTACATCAGCATTGACTTTACGGCCTATGTTGATTTTAGGAGGAAAGCCTATACGCGTAAGACCTACGACTTCGATAACCAGAACGCCCAAATTCCTATGGGTATCCGATCTCCGGAACTTTCTCCCGATGGAAAGTCTATCCTTTTTTCCGCATTGGGTGATATATGGATTCAGGAAATCGGAGGCAATGCTCGTAAGATTACCGATGACCCAGCTGTTGACCTGGATCCTACCTGGAGCCCGGATGGCAGACAAATTGCCTTTGTTTCAGACAGAAAAGGCACGATGGACCTTTGGGTTTATAATCTGGAGACAGAAAAAGATAGAAGACTAAGCCGAGGAGAAGATGGAATCATTTATCCGGCATGGTCACCAGACGGAGAAAAAATTGCTTACTATAATGTAAGCAGAATGAACTTCATCGGACCTACCGATTTGAAGGTACTTACCCTCAGCAATGTAAGAGCGAAAGTATTGAAAGAAGGGCTTTTCGGTCCGGGTGCTCCTACCTGGTCTCCCAATAGCGAAAATGTCGTTTTTTCTGAGCTAAAAAGATATTCAGCAAGATTTAGAGAAGGCAGGAATCAAGCCACCCTGATTTCTATAGAAACAAAAGCCGAAAGAGCTCTGCAACTTTCTGAAGGAAAGCCTTTGGGAACACGTGGCAATAATGGTCCCATCTGGTCACCTGATGGAAAACATATGGCCTTCATTCAGGAAGGACAACTTTGGATACAGGCTGTAGATTCTTTGGGCAATCCTACGGGTAAAGCCTTCAGGATTACGGAAGAGTTGGCGGATAGCCCTAGTTGGAGTGGAGATGGAAAAAGTCTCCTTTATCTGGCTACTGATAGGTTAAAACGCATCGATATAACAGATGGCAAGGAAAATGAAATTCCGCTTGCCTTCACCTGGAAAAGAGCGATTCCCGAAGACACCTATGTCATTCGTGCTGGAAAGCTTTTTGACGGAAAAAGCACCCAATACAGAAATAAAGTAGATATCCTCGTAGAGGGAAATCGCATCAAAGAGATTACCCCTATAAAGAATCATCCGGAAGGCATGCAAATCATAGATGCCTCTAACCGGACCATCATTCCCGGCCTTATCGACACCCACACGCATCAAACCTGCTATGGCGGGGAGCTTCTGGGAAAAATATGGCTGGCCTATGGGATTACTTCTGTCAGAGAGGTAGGCGGAGATCCCTATGATGCAAGAGAAAGAAAAGAATCCTGGAGTTCGGAGCAAAGACCCGGTCCCAGACTATTCTTTACGGGTAACCTAACCGACGGCAGCCGGATATACTATGAGGTCGGCAATGCCATGCTAAATCCCGCCCAGCTGATGAGAGAACTCGAACGGGCAAGGAGATTGGAGTATGATCTGGTAAAAACCTATGTCAGGCTACCGGATAGTGCTCAAAAAATGGTCGTTGAAACCGCCCATTCATGGGGACTCCCAGTGAGCTCGCATGAAATATATCCTGCATCAGCTTATGGAGTGGATGCCGTAGAACATGTGAGGGCAACGAGTCGAAGAGGATATTCTCTCAAACAATCCGAGACAAGTGTTTCTTATCAGGATGTGACAGAGATTTTGAGTCAGTCAGGTATGTACCTCACCCCAACCCTGGCACTGACAGGAGGCTTGATTGTTCATTCGGATGAAAATCCGGAAATTCTTAAACATAAAACTTACCAGGAATTGTACACCTGGGATATGCAAAAAGAGTTTCGAGACCTTCTGAATGTATGGAAGGAGAAAAGTTTGCCGAGATGGAGGAATGAGTTGCCTTCGGAATTTGCCCATTTGCGAAAATTATTGGATGCCGGAGGAAAAATCACTTCTGGGACAGATTCACCCATTTTGCCTTATGGTTGGAGCCTTCATACAGAGTTGCAGCTATATGTAAAGGCAGGACTTAGCCCCTTTGAAGCACTGCAAAGTTCTACGATCCGGGCAGCAGAGTCTTTAGGGGTAGATCGTGATCTGGGGAGCCTGGAGCCCGGAAAACTGGCTGATTTTGTGATTGTAAACGGAGATCCTCTGACAAACATTTCTGATGCCTGGAACGTAGATAGAGTTGTTAAAAACGGAAGAATATATAGGTTAAGAGACCTAACACGCTAG
- the rsgA gene encoding ribosome small subunit-dependent GTPase A produces MSKKKKRKEQPEIPTQLESGTVIRSVGSFSRVLNEKGEHIECSIRGKFRIAGLIATNPVAVGDEVRYALTDEEGKGVIYEILPRKNYILRKAIGHNHKVHILAANIDQAILLFTIDFPRTSTGFADRFLIVAEAYHIPVQIVINKLDLIQTEEQKEQLAKIVETYESVGYSVSQLSALDDQYIEKVNELLVGKRSFIGGHSGAGKSTLINLVDPQLDIKTAEVSDYHQKGKHTTTYAEMHPLSGGGYIIDTPGIKEWGITDFTAEDLGHYFPEILQLMSDCKFSDCSHTREPACAVKDSWEKGEIPDSRYKNYVKMRREILDLD; encoded by the coding sequence ATGTCAAAGAAGAAAAAGCGTAAAGAACAGCCGGAAATTCCGACTCAGCTGGAAAGTGGAACCGTCATTCGGTCAGTAGGATCTTTCAGCAGAGTATTGAATGAGAAAGGCGAGCATATAGAATGTTCGATCAGAGGAAAATTCAGGATTGCAGGCCTCATCGCTACCAATCCTGTGGCTGTAGGAGACGAAGTCAGATATGCGCTTACAGATGAAGAAGGGAAAGGAGTGATTTATGAGATTCTGCCTCGCAAGAACTATATTTTAAGGAAAGCCATCGGCCATAATCATAAGGTCCATATTCTTGCTGCCAATATCGACCAGGCTATTCTGCTATTTACCATTGATTTTCCCCGAACTTCTACCGGTTTTGCAGACAGGTTTCTCATTGTTGCAGAAGCCTATCATATCCCGGTCCAAATAGTGATCAACAAACTGGACCTTATCCAGACCGAAGAGCAGAAAGAACAATTAGCAAAAATCGTTGAAACCTATGAATCAGTAGGATACTCCGTAAGTCAGTTGTCTGCCCTGGATGATCAATACATCGAGAAGGTAAATGAACTCCTGGTCGGCAAAAGAAGTTTTATCGGAGGACATTCAGGAGCGGGAAAAAGTACCCTGATAAACCTGGTAGATCCTCAGCTGGATATAAAAACTGCAGAAGTTTCAGATTATCACCAAAAAGGAAAACACACAACTACCTATGCAGAGATGCATCCCCTTAGCGGAGGGGGATATATTATAGATACCCCCGGAATTAAAGAATGGGGAATTACTGATTTTACCGCAGAAGACCTCGGCCACTATTTTCCTGAAATCCTCCAATTGATGTCGGATTGCAAATTTAGTGACTGCAGTCATACCAGAGAACCGGCTTGTGCCGTTAAAGACTCGTGGGAAAAAGGGGAAATTCCTGACAGTCGGTATAAAAATTATGTAAAAATGCGTAGGGAAATACTCGATTTGGATTGA